From one Plantibacter flavus genomic stretch:
- a CDS encoding ABC transporter permease gives MSQPPTREPAPILTAPLSTESISQPRRLSDNQPQGFADRLRDTITYTRGRGALEIGIIFAIVLLGFVIAGIVAPDAFPFLSPSNLSGVISQSIPVLAILGIGAGILMIAGEFDLSLGANIGFSAIIFIRVSEAVGWGWGALAAIACGTGIALINGLIVVVTKIPSFIATLGMGFFWTGASLFVNGTSPAILSSAKDDTLVTLFAGDFGLFRSQLVWLLVIGVIAWLFLHRHKRGNHVYAVGGNAAAAKAISINPSAVRLMAFGIFGGLVGFAAILIAVRTSSMQPGSTDDYTLMAIAAAVVGGTSLLGGRGSIVGMIIGAALIRIIENGLILAKAPGFYIQLFVGLIIVIAAIFNKLMEGKAS, from the coding sequence ATGTCTCAACCACCCACGCGCGAACCCGCGCCCATCCTGACCGCCCCGCTCTCCACCGAGAGCATCTCGCAGCCTCGCAGACTGTCGGACAACCAGCCGCAGGGCTTCGCCGACCGCCTCCGTGACACGATTACCTACACCCGCGGACGCGGCGCGCTGGAGATCGGCATCATCTTCGCGATCGTGCTCCTCGGCTTCGTCATCGCCGGCATCGTCGCCCCCGACGCGTTCCCGTTCCTCTCACCGAGCAACCTCTCCGGAGTGATCTCCCAGTCCATACCAGTGCTCGCGATCCTCGGTATCGGCGCCGGGATCCTCATGATCGCGGGCGAGTTCGACCTGTCCCTCGGCGCGAACATCGGCTTCTCCGCGATCATCTTCATCCGCGTCTCAGAGGCGGTGGGCTGGGGATGGGGTGCCCTTGCCGCGATCGCCTGCGGCACAGGCATCGCGCTCATCAACGGCCTCATCGTGGTCGTCACCAAGATCCCGTCCTTCATCGCAACGCTCGGCATGGGCTTCTTCTGGACCGGGGCGAGCCTGTTCGTGAACGGGACGTCACCCGCGATCCTGTCCAGCGCGAAGGACGACACTCTGGTGACGCTCTTCGCCGGCGACTTCGGGCTCTTCCGCTCACAGTTGGTCTGGCTGCTCGTCATCGGCGTGATCGCCTGGCTCTTCCTGCACCGGCACAAGCGCGGCAACCACGTCTACGCCGTCGGCGGCAACGCTGCAGCAGCGAAGGCGATCTCGATCAACCCTTCGGCGGTCCGACTCATGGCCTTCGGCATCTTCGGCGGACTCGTCGGCTTCGCCGCGATCCTGATCGCCGTCCGCACGTCGTCGATGCAGCCGGGTAGCACGGACGACTACACGCTCATGGCCATCGCGGCCGCCGTCGTCGGCGGGACCTCCCTGCTCGGTGGCCGAGGAAGCATCGTCGGCATGATCATCGGCGCCGCGCTGATCCGGATCATCGAGAACGGCCTCATCCTGGCCAAGGCCCCCGGTTTCTACATCCAACTCTTCGTCGGGCTCATCATCGTCATCGCCGCCATCTTCAACAAGCTCATGGAAGGAAAGGCATCGTGA